The following proteins are encoded in a genomic region of Desulfobaccales bacterium:
- a CDS encoding site-specific integrase, which translates to MKRHKTKYPGVFYREANRLGGPGKERVYYIVFKKDGKIYEEKVGRQFADDMTPARANQIRSQRIEGKRPSRRELRAAAKETKWTIDRLWEQYLSDKPDTKSWRTDRYRYNKFLKDSFGQKEPKDISPLDTHRLRLQLAKNLAPQTVKHVLVLLTRIINFGLKKGLCQGLSFKVEMPKVYNIKTEDLSLEQMAKLLEALAKEPDIQAANFMKLALLTGMRRSELFKLTWDDIDFERGFIHIRDPKGRKDQKIPLNPEARTVLLNHPRLESSFVFPGRNGKQRTRNPRRIDAIRKACGLPADFRPLHGLRHTFASSLASSGQVDLYTLQKLLTHKSPAMTQRYAHLRDEALKRAAALAGTLVNRAINGNNLPQAVLQD; encoded by the coding sequence ATGAAACGGCACAAAACCAAATATCCCGGTGTGTTCTATCGAGAGGCGAACAGATTGGGCGGCCCCGGGAAGGAGAGGGTCTATTACATCGTCTTCAAAAAGGACGGAAAAATCTACGAGGAGAAGGTAGGCCGCCAGTTTGCTGACGACATGACCCCGGCCCGGGCGAACCAGATTCGGTCGCAACGCATCGAGGGGAAGCGCCCATCACGGAGAGAATTACGGGCAGCTGCAAAAGAAACCAAATGGACGATTGATCGCCTTTGGGAGCAATACCTGAGCGACAAACCTGATACCAAGAGTTGGAGAACTGATCGTTATCGTTATAATAAATTCCTCAAAGACAGCTTTGGACAAAAAGAACCAAAGGATATTTCCCCATTGGATACCCATCGCTTGCGGCTTCAGCTTGCTAAAAATCTTGCCCCTCAGACTGTAAAGCATGTCTTAGTTCTTCTGACCAGGATCATTAATTTTGGACTAAAAAAGGGGTTGTGCCAGGGTCTTTCTTTTAAGGTGGAGATGCCCAAGGTTTACAACATAAAAACTGAGGACTTGAGTCTCGAGCAAATGGCCAAGCTCTTAGAGGCGCTGGCAAAAGAGCCGGACATTCAAGCAGCAAACTTTATGAAATTAGCTCTGTTGACCGGTATGAGGCGGAGCGAATTATTCAAGCTTACCTGGGATGATATTGACTTTGAGCGTGGTTTTATCCATATCCGAGATCCCAAAGGGCGAAAAGACCAAAAAATCCCTTTAAATCCCGAGGCCAGGACAGTGCTTTTAAACCATCCCCGCTTAGAGTCGTCCTTCGTATTTCCAGGGCGTAACGGCAAACAACGGACCCGTAATCCCAGACGCATAGATGCCATCAGGAAGGCCTGTGGTCTGCCGGCAGACTTTCGCCCCTTACACGGGTTGCGTCACACCTTTGCCAGCTCCTTGGCCTCCTCCGGGCAAGTGGATCTTTACACCCTACAAAAGCTTCTCACCCATAAAAGTCCGGCCATGACCCAGCGATATGCCCACTTGAGGGATGAAGCCCTAAAGCGAGCTGCGGCTTTGGCAGGGACCTTGGTCAATCGGGCGATAAATGGCAACAATCTGCCTCAGGCCGTCTTGCAGGATTAG
- a CDS encoding helix-turn-helix domain-containing protein encodes MTQREKNWDKKLYLTDVEAARLLSVSPQTLRNWRSLGEGPPYIKKNRLVRYRFDDLITFMESGRIEPAAHGEAKK; translated from the coding sequence ATGACTCAAAGAGAAAAGAACTGGGATAAGAAACTTTATCTTACCGATGTCGAAGCAGCTCGGCTTTTATCGGTTTCTCCGCAGACCTTGCGCAATTGGCGGAGTCTTGGCGAAGGGCCACCTTACATAAAGAAAAACCGCCTGGTTCGTTACCGTTTCGATGACCTCATCACATTTATGGAATCCGGTCGAATTGAGCCTGCGGCCCATGGGGAAGCTAAAAAATGA